The following is a genomic window from Opitutus sp. GAS368.
CTGTTCGAGATGCTCATCCTGGAGGGCGCGCAGGCCGGGCTGAGCTGGTCGACCATCCTGAAAAAGCGGGAGAACTACCGCGCGGCCTACCACAGCTTCGACGCCACCCGCATCGCCCGCTACACCGCCAAGGACCAGGCCCGCCTGCTCGCCAACGCCGGCATCGTGCGCAACCGCCTCAAGGTCGGGGCTTCCGTGCTCAACGCCCGTGCGTTCCTCGCCGTGCAGGCGGAGTTCGGCCGCTTCGATCGCTATCTCTGGGCCTTTGTCGGCGGTCGGCCGATCCAGCACAATCTGAAGAAGCACACCCAGATTCCCGTTCGCACCGCGGAGTCCGACGCGCTGAGCAAGGATCTGAAGCTCCGCGGCTTCAAATTCGTCGGCACCACGATCTGCTACGCGTTCATGCAGGCGACCGGCCTGGTCAACGACCACCTCGTCACCTGCCCGCGGCACGCCGCCTGCGCGAAGCTGGCCTGACGCGTGTAGTGGATTGCGTTGTTGCAGGGCGGGATCACCGCATCCCGCCTCGAACGTGATATTATGTTCGAACGCCGGCGGGATGCGGTGATCCCGCCCTGCAATTTCAAGCCCGGCCAATGTCCTTCCGTCTTGGGCTTGCGCTACCGAGGCGCAGTCATCACACCTCGCGGCTTCATGCCCTGGATTGCCGCCAGCCTCCTGTCCGCGCTGTTCCTCGGATGCTACGAACTGGGCACCAAGCACGCCGTGCGCGACAACGCCGTGCTGCCGGTGCTGTTTTTCGCCAATGTCTGCAGCGCCACGGTCTGGGCCGTCCTCCTCGCCGGGGCCGCCGTCGCGCCGGGCTTGCTGCCCGCCGGGCTCCTCGTGGCCCCGCTGACCGGGCACCAGCACCTGCTGCTGCTGGGCAAGTCGGCCCTCGTGGCGGCTTCGTGGGTCTGCAGTTATTTCGCGATCAAGCACCTGCCGGTATCCCTCGCCTCGCCCGTGCGCGCCACCGGCCCGATGTGGACCCTCCTCGGCGCCGTGCTGGTGCTGGGCGAGCGGCCAAGTGCGCTGGAGGGCGTCGGCATCGCGATCACGCTGGCGTCGTTTGTCGGCCTGTCGTTCGCGGGGCAGCGCGAGGGCATCCACTTCCACCGCGACCAGTGGTTCGGCTTCCTGCTCGCGGGCACGCTGCTGGGCGCGCTGAGCGGGCTCTACGACAAGTTCCTGCTGGGCCGGGCGGGGTTTTCCGCGGCGACCGTCCAATGCTGGTTCTCGATCTACCTCGCCGCGCTCTTCCTGCCGCTGGCCGTCGGCTGGAAGCTGCGGCTCTGGTCCCGCCAAGTCTTTCACTGGCGCTGGAGCATCCTGGTCGTCTCCTTCGCGCTGTTGCTCGCCGACTTCGTCTACTTTGACGCCCTGCGCAACCCCGCCGCCCTCGTCTCGCTCGTTTCCAGCCTGCGTCGCGGCAGCACGCTGGTGGCGTTCGCGGGCGGGCTGTGGCTGTTCGGCGAGGTCCCCAGCCGCCAGAAATTCCTGGCCGTGCTCGGCGTGCTCACCGGCATCGTCCTGACGATCCTCGGCTAGGGCGCCGTCACGCCCGGCCGGTCAGCAGCAGCGTGATGAAGCTCGCGAACAGGCCGAGGATGAACGTCATGTAGGCGAGCCGCAGGTAACGGTATTTCTTCTGCGCGAGGAAGACCCCGAGCGTGTAGATTTCTCGCACCTGCACCTGAAAGACCCGCGAGGGGTCGTTCATCACCTGCTCCATTTCCTCCTCAAACTGCTCGTAGGTCAGGCCGATGAAATCGCCGAAGAACAGCAGGTTGAACTGCGGGCTCTGCACGTCCGGCACCGCGGCGTGGCGGCCGGAGAACGGCAGCTTGGGCATGACCGCGTAGGCCGCGAGCAGGATGGTGAGCAGGCTGAAGCCGATCAGCACCAGCAGCGGGGCCTGCGAGCCGGCCTTCATGGCCTGCGGCGCCGCGAGGGTGACGACAATCGACGCCATCGTGAGGAGCATGTTGGCCTTGAGGTCGGCCATGCTGCTCAGCTGCATGTGGTGGACGCGGGTCTGCTGGAGCAGGTAGTTGATCTCGTTGCCGGAGGAATTGATTTTCATGGGCGCGGCGGGGTGGGCCGGTTGGACGGCGGTCAGGCTTGGCGGTGCGGGCGCCGGCCGCGAGAGTTTTTCCACGGTCCCGGCCGCCGCAGGCTGGCGTTTTGGCCCGGCCGGGCTAGGTTGGCGGCGATGTTCGCCAACCTCCTCCAGTGGATCACCCGCCGCGGCCCGGATGCGCCGGACTACGCCTTCGTGGAGGAGGTGCACGCGAGCCGCCCGGTGCCGCGCGACCCGCGGGTGGAGAAACTGATCCTCATCTGCTGGGGCCTGATCGCGGTGAAACACGTGGCGGTCATCTGGGCGGTGCACCACTACGCCGTGCCGTTCCACCAGCTGTGGATCAACGTGCCGACGTTTCTGCTCGGGCTGCTCGCCACCCTCGCCTACTACTGGCACGAGTAAGGTGGCGGTCACTTCTTGCCCGGCTGGCAGAGGCCGGACGTGGTCAGCTCGAAGTCGGCCCGGGCCCGGACTTCGTGGAACCTGAGCAAAACGGGCTCGGCGTCGCGGTCGCGCCACGAGGCGCTGCAGCGTGGGGCCCAGGCCGTGGAGCGTCATGAGCGGACGGGCCTGGGGGTTGGGGTGCCGCCGGACCCATGGTCCGGCGGCCGGGGTGGGAACCGGCGCGGGGCCGGCTTATTCCCGGGCGGAAATATTTTCATTCTGGCCTCGATGCCCACTCTGCGGGATTCTGGCGGCATGGCAAACGTTCCCGGTCTCCGCAGCCCCTACCTCAAGGTCGGCCGCCTGGTTTACTTCGGCCGCATGCTCGACAAGATCCGCCTCCACGCCGCCGGCCGGCTGCCCGCCGCCGATTACGCCGCGAATTTGGGCAAGGGGTTCGACGGCCGCTGCTGCAATTTCCTGCGCATCCACTACGACGCGCTCAAGGCCCGCGTGCTGGCCGGCGGCGCGGACGAGAAGCTCCTCGCCTGGTGCCACCAAACGGGCGGGCCGCGCACCGACGAGGAGTGCGAGATCTGGAACGGTTTCATGATGAAGCGCGGCTGGCGCGACGCCGGCGCCGAGGTGCTCGCCAAGCGCATCAAGGAGAGCGCACTCGAGGCGGCGCCCGTCATGACCATGTTCGACTACCTCGATTTCGACGAGGGGCGCGATCCCGTCGGCACCCGCGCCTGGGAGCAGTGATATGGCCGCCTGGCGCACCCGCCTCCGCTGGTTGTCCGCCGTGCTCGGCGGGCTGGCGCTGCTGGTGGCCGCAGCGGTGGCCTGGGGCTGGTGGCAGCTGCGCGGCAGCCTGCCGCCGCTGGACGGCGAACGGACGGTCGCCGGCCTCACGGCGCCGGTGAAGATCGAGCGCGACGCCGCGAGCGTGCCGACGCTCACCGGCGCGACCCGGCGCGACGTGGCCCGCGCCACGGGTTATCTCCACGCGCAGGACCGGTTTTTCCAGATGGATCTGTTGCGCCGGCGTGGCGCGGGCGAACTCTCCGAGCTGTTCGGGACGGTCGCCGTCGACCTCGACAAAAGCGCACGCCTCCACGGTTTCCGGCGCACCGCCACGCAGGTGGTGGCGTCGGCCGGCTCCGCCGAGCGCGCCGTGCTCACCGCCTACACCGAGGGGGTCAACGCCGGCCTCGCCGCGCTCGGAAATGTCCCGTGGGAATACCTGGTCCTGCGTACGGCACCGCAGCCCTGGCGCGAGGAGGACTCCGTGCTCTGCATCTACGCCATGTGGTTCGACCTGCAGGACTCCCGGGGTTCCTTCGAGCTGAACCGCGACGCCCTTCGCGTGACACTGGGCTCGGCCACGATGGATTTCCTCGCCCCGCGCGGCAATTCCTGGGACGCCGCGCTCGACGGCAGCACCTTTGCCCCGGCCCCGCCGCCGGCCCTGCGCTTCGAGGCGCCGGCGGCCGACCCCGCGGCCGGTTTCGCCGCGCTCGAGCCGGCCGGCAAGGAAGTGGTCGGCTCCAACGCCTTCGCGCTCAGTGGCGCGCACACGGCGACCGGCGCCGCCCTCGTGGCGAATGACATGCACCTCAACCTCGGCGTGCCCCACGTCTGGTATCGCGCCGTGTTCCAGTGGACGGATGCGACCGCGCCGCGCCGCGTGGTGGGCGTCACCCTGCCGGGCCTGCCCTTCATGGTCGTCGGCAGCAACGGCCACGTCGCCTGGGGCTTCACCGACGCCTACGTCGACACGTCGGATGTCATCACCATCGCGACCGAGATCACGGCGAACAGCTTCTACAAGACCCCGGACGGCTGGAAGGAAATCGAGGAGCGCAAGGAGGAGATCCGGGTGAAGGGCGAAAAGCCCGTGCCGTTCACCGCCCGCTGGACCCGGTGGGGCCCGGTCATCGACGGCCCCAAGGACGGCCACGGCCTGGTCCTGCGCTGGAGCGCCCACGACGCCGAGGCCACCAACCTGCATTTTCTGGACATGGAAACCGCGCTCACCACGGCCGAAGGCCTCGCGGTCGCCCACCACGCCA
Proteins encoded in this region:
- a CDS encoding DNA-3-methyladenine glycosylase I; this encodes MSYKSIQNPRQRPRRSPKGEGGRCPWAEAELQHHYHDTEWGVPSHDDRHLFEMLILEGAQAGLSWSTILKKRENYRAAYHSFDATRIARYTAKDQARLLANAGIVRNRLKVGASVLNARAFLAVQAEFGRFDRYLWAFVGGRPIQHNLKKHTQIPVRTAESDALSKDLKLRGFKFVGTTICYAFMQATGLVNDHLVTCPRHAACAKLA
- a CDS encoding DMT family transporter — encoded protein: MPWIAASLLSALFLGCYELGTKHAVRDNAVLPVLFFANVCSATVWAVLLAGAAVAPGLLPAGLLVAPLTGHQHLLLLGKSALVAASWVCSYFAIKHLPVSLASPVRATGPMWTLLGAVLVLGERPSALEGVGIAITLASFVGLSFAGQREGIHFHRDQWFGFLLAGTLLGALSGLYDKFLLGRAGFSAATVQCWFSIYLAALFLPLAVGWKLRLWSRQVFHWRWSILVVSFALLLADFVYFDALRNPAALVSLVSSLRRGSTLVAFAGGLWLFGEVPSRQKFLAVLGVLTGIVLTILG
- a CDS encoding Pycsar system effector family protein; the protein is MKINSSGNEINYLLQQTRVHHMQLSSMADLKANMLLTMASIVVTLAAPQAMKAGSQAPLLVLIGFSLLTILLAAYAVMPKLPFSGRHAAVPDVQSPQFNLLFFGDFIGLTYEQFEEEMEQVMNDPSRVFQVQVREIYTLGVFLAQKKYRYLRLAYMTFILGLFASFITLLLTGRA
- a CDS encoding DUF5069 domain-containing protein, which gives rise to MANVPGLRSPYLKVGRLVYFGRMLDKIRLHAAGRLPAADYAANLGKGFDGRCCNFLRIHYDALKARVLAGGADEKLLAWCHQTGGPRTDEECEIWNGFMMKRGWRDAGAEVLAKRIKESALEAAPVMTMFDYLDFDEGRDPVGTRAWEQ
- a CDS encoding penicillin acylase family protein, which produces MAAWRTRLRWLSAVLGGLALLVAAAVAWGWWQLRGSLPPLDGERTVAGLTAPVKIERDAASVPTLTGATRRDVARATGYLHAQDRFFQMDLLRRRGAGELSELFGTVAVDLDKSARLHGFRRTATQVVASAGSAERAVLTAYTEGVNAGLAALGNVPWEYLVLRTAPQPWREEDSVLCIYAMWFDLQDSRGSFELNRDALRVTLGSATMDFLAPRGNSWDAALDGSTFAPAPPPALRFEAPAADPAAGFAALEPAGKEVVGSNAFALSGAHTATGAALVANDMHLNLGVPHVWYRAVFQWTDATAPRRVVGVTLPGLPFMVVGSNGHVAWGFTDAYVDTSDVITIATEITANSFYKTPDGWKEIEERKEEIRVKGEKPVPFTARWTRWGPVIDGPKDGHGLVLRWSAHDAEATNLHFLDMETALTTAEGLAVAHHASFPNENIIIGDTAGDIAWTILGRVPRRVGYDGRVPVSWGYGDRRWDGYLKPEEIPVITNPAEGALWTANNRAVGGEAYAKLGDSGYDDGARGGQIRDDLRALLASGRKAVPADLLAIQLDDRALFLDRWQKFLLAVLDDQAVAQNPSRAALRDAVRTWSGRADTGSVAYRVVRSFRLHVAERTFAPFAEQAQREYPAFSWHGFRYEDALWLLVHARPAKLLTPAQPSWAALLLAAADDVTADVAKTGGSLAHFTWGARNTLAMQHPFGRFLPAAVARLLDMPAVQLPGDSDMPRVLGPRFGQSERLVVSPGHEAEGIFEMPGGQSGHPLSPYYRAGHEAWVQGAATPLLPGPAQHTLTLKPQ